In Rutidosis leptorrhynchoides isolate AG116_Rl617_1_P2 chromosome 2, CSIRO_AGI_Rlap_v1, whole genome shotgun sequence, one genomic interval encodes:
- the LOC139892986 gene encoding uncharacterized protein gives MKFGNLDMTWTSFKKGRRSTTTRRRMPWGSSFKIHDSVVYEHEKSGVAILGQHFAEEVADVPIKKRLCMLQPQTPPIDGSAVVRKCSPNDDFSGIELLAAAACHSSIYDSSESTEVVHTITKVSVQTDEVKEDIVPVISDESSVQASTIAVMPNICDNGNREGDKSPVVSKGVRLHWDLNTVPDEWEEPCDLLADPHTEKDDGFHNGQTKLEVYETINSQIAEDFKGNVAISIHGNNDGAITCKTSDSESCMSKSDGVNFVNPVKSENVSTSTASIINFEFFNKSEDGQAVSEVVQGGCVSIKGDGNNDKVNSEDRLSDCCGSNVSHDERVEGDTIDTVKAVGYDSPVEDGELREPSREYVDYESDNMYEDNFDTLESVRTEIPLNHNQTIGVLGADMISESQPDNKADALGSKELEHRLQEHSMYATSVKKYNGSERFRSVPRSGGNMFGIDRSTSTSFDVHKNGDCIRRSRSDNVGDTYLRAERDFGPKRFMGRDRTSYNGRTPNDASGRWGGPVSRNGHGYPGIKNAIAGSSNHDNNQGLSYNPRGNFRTFDRRPSPSDRNEAYRGGVHRAPLPARGGISRVRSTGEFKEYYDSEVGYGQRKPYSSNFDRGAYQSQTRRRSRSRSRSGSPVAWHFPKKRIVVAEKRQSPDYRPDTRFPLRKPGEKEAFGNFNNRNVVNGQYNRDRRSSPVRTFTRNEKFDSPSYVKSDDNLRRIPRPGRYSQANTNDSVLHDEKYGMMNERRRYRSDVDESFKGWYPRNKDNGFGYGRSENTCFIKHENTSEEKGCRYAANKMFNAGEGEFRKDNLQRE, from the exons ATGAAGTTTGGCAACTTAGACATGACTTGGACTTCTTTTAAGAAGGGCAGGAGGAGTACAACGACACGGCGAAGGATGCCTTGGGGGAGCAGTTTCAAGATTCATGACTCGGTTGTTTATGAGCATGAAAAg TCTGGTGTAGCCATTCTTGGCCAACACTTTGCTGAGGAAGTAGCCGATGTACCTATAAAGAAAAGATTATGTATGCTTCAACCTCAGACTCCTCCGATTGATGGGTCTGCTGTGGTTCGTAAATGTTCTCCGAATGATGACTTCTCGGGTATTGAACTTCTTGCTGCTGCGGCTTGCCATAGCTCCATTTACGATAGCTCGGAGTCTACTGAAGTTGTGCACACCATAACAAAAGTTAGTGTACAAACTGATGAAGTAAAAGAGGATATTGTCCCAGTGATATCGGATGAATCATCTGTTCAGGCTAGTACAATTGCTGTTATGCCTaacatttgtgataatggaaacCGTGAGGGTGATAAAAGCCCTGTTGTCTCAAAAGGTGTTCGGTTGCATTGGGATCTAAATACTGTTCCAGATGAGTGGGAAGAACCTTGTGATCTTCTTGCAGACCCTCATACCGAAAAAGATGATGGTTTTCATAATGGGCAAACAAAATTGGAAGTTTATGAAACTATAAATTCCCAAATTGCAGAAGATTTTAAGGGAAATGTTGCAATCTCTATTCATGGAAACAATGATGGTGCAATCACGTGCAAGACGTCGGATTCTGAGAGTTGTATGAGTAAATCAGATGGGGTTAATTTTGTTAATCCAGTTAAGTCTGAAAATGTTTCTACTTCTACTGCCTCAATAATAAATTTTGAGTTTTTTAATAAATCTGAGGATGGGCAGGCGGTTTCTGAAGTAGTACAAGGGGGATGTGTGTCTATAAAAGGTGATGGTAATAATGACAAGGTTAATTCAGAAGACCGTTTAAGTGATTGTTGTGGGTCCAATGTTTCACATGACGAACGGGTCGAGGGCGATACGATCGACACAGTTAAGGCAGTAGGATATGATTCTCCAGTTGAAGATGGCGAGTTAAGAGAGCCAAGTAGAGAGTATGTTGACTATGAGTCAGATAATATGTATGAAGATAATTTTGATACTCTTGAATCAGTTCGGACCGAAATCCCTCTTAATCACAACCAAACAATTGGAGTATTAGGTGCAGATATGATTAGTGAAAGTCAACCAGACAATAAAGCTGATGCCTTGGGGTCTAAAGAGCTCGAGCATCGGCTGCAGGAGCATTCTATGTATGCTACTTCAGTTAAAAAGTATAACGGTTCAGAAAGATTTCGTTCCGTTCCGAGAAGTGGCGGGAATATGTTCGGTATAGATAGATCGACATCAACTTCGTTTGATGTGCACAAGAATGGTGACTGTATACGTCGTAGCAG GTCTGACAATGTTGGAGATACATATTTGCGAGCCGAAAGGGATTTTGGTCCCAAAAGGTTCATGGGACGGGACAGAACTTCTTACAATGGTCGTACTCCAAATGATGCTAGTGGTCGATGGGGTGGTCCCGTTTCAAGAAACGGTCATGGGTACCCTGGTATAAAAAACGCTATCGCAGGATCAAGTAACCACGACAACAATCAAGGTTTAAGTTATAACCCGAGGGGTAATTTCAGGACGTTCGATCGAAGGCCATCACCATCTGACAGAAACGAAGCTTACCGTGGTGGTGTTCACAGGGCCCCACTACCAGCAAGAGGTGGTATTAGCCGTGTTCGATCTACGGGTGAATTCAAAGAATACTATGATTCTGAGGTGGGCTATGGGCAAAGGAAACCGTATTCATCTAATTTCGATCGAGGtgcatatcaatcacaaactcgaAGACGGTCAAGGTCAAGATCTAGATCAGGGTCTCCGGTTGCATGGCATTTTCCGAAAAAACGGATTGTAGTTGCTGAAAAAAGACAAAGCCCGGATTATAGGCCCGATACAAGATTTCCGTTACGAAAACCTGGTGAAAAGGAAGCGTTTGGAAACTTTAATAACCGAAACGTTGTAAATGGGCAATATAATAGGGATAGGAGATCGTCACCAGTTAGAACGTTTACGCGTAATGAAAAGTTTGATTCACCTAGTTATGTTAAGTCGGATGATAATTTGCGTCGCATTCCACGTCCAGGAAGATATTCGCAGGCGAATACCAACGATAGCGTGCTACATGATGAAAAATATGGAATGATGAACGAAAGGAGGCGTTATAGGTCTGACGTGGACGAGTCTTTTAAGGGTTGGTATCCTCGTAATAAAGATAATGGCTTTGGATATGGTCGTAGTGAGAATACGTGTTTCATAAAACATGAGAATACAAGTGAGGAGAAAGGTTGTCGATACGCTGCTAACAAGATGTTCAACGCTGGGGAAGGAGAATTTCGTAAAGATAATTTGCAAAGGGAATGA